The following nucleotide sequence is from Coffea eugenioides isolate CCC68of chromosome 3, Ceug_1.0, whole genome shotgun sequence.
tgagattatgagtttGGCTCTTAAAAGTTTTGGTTCCAATGATTGaggggggagcttatacttatttttgtttctttccatccattgttttgtcatcatcaaaaagggggagattgttgatcttgatccctatcttttgatgtttacaaaacaaatggatattactaatgtctcttaaaagatctattcagttatgaagcaaattagttccaaagatcaagtgaagctgtcggacgctcaagaagtcaggatcggacgtccaataatctttgcacaacttcggacgcatgcttcggacgtccgataggatccttcgaagtcgacgaaactatcggacgaTGAAtagtctctaccggacgtccgatagaaacaagataatttctcaaatctgtttggttgctgtcggacgcacaaagagtatgcaccggacgtccgaaagaattgaagaaaatctctaaaactcactgcctgctgtcggacgcataaaacagggctatcggacgtccgacactccaacggctagttgactcttcagctactttctatccgttggaagctttaatgaggcactttcttggtcctatataaatagtggttggtcagacacttcaaacaactttggcacactgaagatacaaaagatctagaaagattttagtgagaaaatactccaaaaagaatatttgtagtcttagtggtgtgaggttcattgtaagcttttcatttgtgagtgaatttttcatgagtgtagctctgtgagggttgtcctgagggatagtaaaacgtcctggcttgaccgagtgctgcttggggcaaggaggaggtgaaccttcctttgtacacaagagtgattgtaattcatcaacttgaagtagcttgtttcaattaatctacaagctcaagaggagttgggtagttaattggtttgcaatcctttccttttatttacttactgttacatttgtgatcttTCCATTGTTTATGTTTGTCTCATTGGTTGTTTTCAGGCCTTACATGTATTTCACACCAGTTTGGCCCAAGAGCTTATCCCCCGACCTCATCCAATGGATTCAAACTCCGTAAATATCCCTTTGCCACAATTTTTGTTGGGTCAAACAAACTTTTTAGTTAAACCATATTCCCTACCTAGTAAACATccaacaagtacaagaatcaaacTCATACCAAATTCCAGATTACAAATGCAAAAGTTTAGAAGTTGTAAATATTTACTCGAATAGGTCGCGTGGCTCGCGATGGAGCATGGCTCGACACATTGTTagatgatgatgaaggatgTCTCGGGCTGTCAATTGGAGAGCCCCTTCCATGTTGAACTAAAACCATTTTCTTCAAGCTGGCTATTTCATCATCTTGTCGCTGAAGCCTTTCCTCCAAACAGACCAATGTTGACTGTTGTTGAACACTTATACGGTAGCATGTGTTACGACTAGGAATGTCTTCCCATAAGTCCGTTGGATTCACACCATCACTAAACAAGCGAACATGACCATGTTTGTCTTGCCCAACCAGCTAGGCAAATATATCATCGTGACCAACTGGATCTTGCGAATCCGATGGAAGCTGATTTTTCAGCTCAGTCATTTTTTACTACATAATAAAGGAAAACACTTGTTATTGCAAAAGACTGTCTGAAAACATCCATGGTAGAATTGATAGGCTTGTGTTCTCGGATCCTTACCAAATTCTCAGCAACTATGGTACTTGATGGAGTTCCATCAACATGGCTATAAAACTTATTGAACATTTCTACTCTAGTAGGAGGTCTTCCTAACTGTTTGGCCTATAAGAAATTGAATCGttttaattatagttttaacatttagcatataattaaaaaacaagCTAACATAATGAAACATGTACGagcaaaaaaaattagcaactaAAAAGTTGATGAGGTATCACCAAGTGGTTCCGAAGATGAGCAAATGACTTTTTTCCGGTTGTGTGgttcatcttcttctcccctctagctttcttgttcctctcacttagtttctaaatttcaaaatcaaaagcaagatTACAACATTGAATAAACACAACTTTATGAAGAATGTTGTAGCTGATTTGTACCTTTGCTTCTTCACTTTTCCAATAATCCCAAAGTTTGATCCATTGCTCTTCCCGTACCCTTATGTCCTTTTGAAACCAAGCTTCAGCATTTGGCACGGCAGGATCAAAATAGTTAGCCTTTAAATCTGCCTTCCAGCTTCTCCATTTTTTGCCAATAGATCTTAAGGTCCAAGCTTCCAGTCCCATAGGCAAAGCAAACCTTTCCTGAAACGTAGTTAGCAACAAGAAAATCAACACAACTTCACAGTAATTTTTGTACAAAGCATACATAATACAAAAGCTACCATTACCTTTATTACTTCTAACATGTCCATTTTAAGTTTCCTTGGCATCTTAAGCCATGTTTCAACATCTATTGGACAATACATACCATTCCTAGCCAAACTGCCCAAGAATTCAGAGAAAGAGGTTTTCTCACTTATTGGGATCCCATTATCATCGAGTTTAATCTCAATCCGTGGAAGTTCCTTAGGCCGACCCCAAATTTCTTTCATAAATGTAGGGCCGCGGGTTTTCTGATGTACTTCACTTGAATCATTTgtagtttattttcctgtataaaataagaaaaaggtgCAAGTTATGAACATAACAAAATGCACTTCTGGAATTGGTTCAAAACAGTTAGTAATACCTGCATTGTCCAAGTTGCATGACATGAAGGTGGTGTCACTGGAATGTGGACCTCGAGAATCCTGATTTGGACTTTCTTCAGTTGCTTCATGCCTTGTTCCAAGTGGAGATTGTTGAATTGGAGAGTTCTGGCACTGCTCATGCGACTGCGAACCTCCATCAGCTTGTTGAGTAACTTGGTCACCTGATTCATGCATTATTCCCAATGTAGAATTCTGAATTGCAGATTGAGGTGCCCGAGCAGCTTCTCCTTGCACTTGTTCAATTacattttcatggcttgttccAAGTGGAGGCTGCTGCCTTGTTTCATGACATGAGGGAGGTTGCTCAATTGGTTCATCTCTCAATCCATTTGCAGCGCGCTTACATTTTCGACCTCTACGGGCCATACCTGCATAATATTTGAGTGAAGAAAGGGACAAATgtaaatgtttaaaatttattgAAGCAAACACTCTACCTATAGTTTCTTTAACTTACAAATGCTATTATAAAGAAGTACTACTTGAACAATAAACTGGCATGACAAGTAACAAATGGCATTCTTCAAGAATAAACCAGGGGAAGACTATGGAGTTGTCAACAGAACAGAGAAACAAATGGAGAATATACGATTCAATGCAGCAACTAAttggaaatgaaatgaaagctACATGCTTAAGTGACTGCAAGAATATACATGGGAAATGCTTTGATCTACATCCTTTCAGCATGAAAGATATGCAGAATTTACTACTGCTAG
It contains:
- the LOC113766300 gene encoding uncharacterized protein LOC113766300; this encodes MARRGRKCKRAANGLRDEPIEQPPSCHETRQQPPLGTSHENVIEQVQGEAARAPQSAIQNSTLGIMHESGDQVTQQADGGSQSHEQCQNSPIQQSPLGTRHEATEESPNQDSRGPHSSDTTFMSCNLDNAVHQKTRGPTFMKEIWGRPKELPRIEIKLDDNGIPISEKTSFSEFLGSLARNGMYCPIDVETWLKMPRKLKMDMLEVIKERFALPMGLEAWTLRSIGKKWRSWKADLKANYFDPAVPNAEAWFQKDIRVREEQWIKLWDYWKSEEAKAKQLGRPPTRVEMFNKFYSHVDGTPSSTIVAENLLVGQDKHGHVRLFSDGVNPTDLWEDIPSRNTCYRISVQQQSTLVCLEERLQRQDDEIASLKKMVLVQHGRGSPIDSPRHPSSSSNNVSSHAPSRATRPIRVNIYNF